In the genome of Yarrowia lipolytica chromosome 1B, complete sequence, the window AATCTATCCAGCAAAGCTACCATGCTATCGGAGTGCCCTTCTCTCAGGCCCTGTCCCGTTTTGAGCCTCAGTATGTGTCCGAGGCCAACTTCGCCATTGACGCCAACTGCCAGACGGCCTGCAACTTCGTTACTGCTGATAACTCCACTTTCGAGTCTGTGATTACTGACTACCGACAGAGCAACACCACCATCGAAGAGCTTCTCCAGGAGTCTTCTACTTCTAATGAAGACTTTGCGAAGCTCACTACTGCCGGGTTCGCTAAGTTCCTCCAGTCTGGGCAGCTGCGTCACTCTCATGCCATGACGCAGATTGTCTCCAAGGACGCAAGAAACGCCACTGTTAACGACGGAGGTGACATGGGCGGCGGAGCTGGAATTGACGATCAGGATGGAGACTCTTCCTCCAGCGCAGCTGGCACTCCTACCACCCTGGCTGTGGCCACTCCTACCTCATCTTCCGAAGTTTTGGTTCAGAaactcaaggaggagctgagaCAAGCGCTGAGTGACCTTTTTGAGCCTTACGATTATTCACAGCTGGGTCTGTCTATGACAAACGGAGACACCCAGGCTACCGGTGGTCCTCTTTCTGTCGGCTATCACAAGCGATCAGACACCTTCCGACTCCACTTTGCTACCCGAGACGTGAAGGGCTACCAGAACGGAGTTAAGATGGTCATTTCTCCGATTCGAGACGACCAGAGCGCCTatgacaagctcaagaactGGGAGGAAGGCATGATCAAAGGCATCCAGCAGGCATTGGACCTCTATGCTTCCAAGGGAGATGTCATTGTGGGTGCTTTCACGGACGACAACAAAACCCCGTGGGGCGCCTACTCTATTCgaggagattctggagattTTACCGATGCGTGGGAGCAGCCTAGCTTCTGCGGGGCTCTCTCTGTTACCTTCTGCCAGTGCGGAGG includes:
- a CDS encoding uncharacterized protein (Compare to YALI0B20790g, no similarity), encoding MSLLQSIQQSYHAIGVPFSQALSRFEPQYVSEANFAIDANCQTACNFVTADNSTFESVITDYRQSNTTIEELLQESSTSNEDFAKLTTAGFAKFLQSGQLRHSHAMTQIVSKDARNATVNDGGDMGGGAGIDDQDGDSSSSAAGTPTTLAVATPTSSSEVLVQKLKEELRQALSDLFEPYDYSQLGLSMTNGDTQATGGPLSVGYHKRSDTFRLHFATRDVKGYQNGVKMVISPIRDDQSAYDKLKNWEEGMIKGIQQALDLYASKGDVIVGAFTDDNKTPWGAYSIRGDSGDFTDAWEQPSFCGALSVTFCQCGGNCSL